A single region of the Manihot esculenta cultivar AM560-2 chromosome 12, M.esculenta_v8, whole genome shotgun sequence genome encodes:
- the LOC122721309 gene encoding uncharacterized protein LOC122721309 — MAERLGSEELERNYRLEKRLRREEADVDQKLERLKEQLLIELRARDNNNPLLPTSSPFVKRAQQETILKKFMIPTMATYDETENPRKHVLNYKIFMELQTHLNALMCKVFPTTLTRLAPTWFNSLELGSIKNFIDLNNVFISRFIAGVPAERKMSYLETMQQRRNESMREYVDRFSSETLQIPELDEGKAVEVIQKGTTSLEFFGSLCRKPPTTLSKLMKRERKYIR, encoded by the coding sequence ATGGCAGAAAGGTTGGGGAGTGAAGAACTAGAAAGAAACTACCGCCTAGAGAAGAGGCTCAGAAGGGAGGAGGCAGATGTAGACCAAAAGTTAGAAAGATTGAAAGAGCAACTACTGATAGAATTGAGAGCACGAGACAACAACAATCCCTTATTACCAACCTCATCGCCGTTTGTGAAACGGGCTCAACAAGAAACCATATTAAAGAAGTTCATGATACCAACTATGGCAACCTATGACGAGACAGAAAACCCCCGAAAGCATGTCTTAAACTATAAAATattcatggagttgcagactCATTTGAACGCCTTGATGTGTAAAGTCTTCCCCACCACGTTAACGAGACTAGCCCCGACATGGTTTAACAGCTTGGAGCTAGGGAGCATCAAGAACTTCATAGACCTGAACAATGTATTCATCAGTAGATTCATTGCTGGAGTTCCTGCAGAAAGAAAAATGAGCTACTTAGAAACTATGCAACAGAGGAGGAATGAATCCATGAGAGAATATGTGGATAGATTCAGCTCTGAGACTTTGCAGATACCTGAGCTGGACGAGGGAAAGGCAGTAGAAGTCATACAGAAAGGCACAACCTCCCTGGAGTTCTTTGGGTCGCTGTGCAGAAAGCCCCCTACTACCTTGTCAAAGCTAATGAAAAGGGAAAGGAAGTACATAAGGTAG